Genomic window (Campylobacter sp. RM16704):
AATCATTTTCGTATAGTTTATGCAAAAGCATAAAGCTATTACCTCCACCAACTAAAAAAACCTTTGCATTTAAAATTGCTTCTTTTAAATTTTCAAAGCGGTGTAATGATTTGATATTATCTCTTTTTAAACCTTCTTTTACTTTTGCCTCATAGGCATCAGGTGTTCTTCTAACTCCAGCATAAGGTATAAAAAGAATTTCTTCATTACCCATAGCATTTTCTTTTAAAAAATCATCTATAAATTCAGCAGTATGATTTAAATATCCGCTGTCTTTATAGCTAGAAGCACTAAAAAGTAGCAAGTTTGGCATTGCTCTCCCTCCCTAAATTTTGATTTAAAATTATAATTTTAATATTTTAAAAATAAAAAAACAATTTATTTTTTTAAAAATATTTTATTACTTATGTTAAAATTCAAACTAAAGGAAGTAAAATGAAAGAAATTTTAATAACAAATGATGATGGCTACGAAAGTGAAGGTTTAAAAAAACTTATAAAAATGTTAAGAAAACACTTTAAGGCAAAAATCACCATAGTAGCACCTGCTAGTGAAAAATCAGCATGCTCACACTCTATAACCTTAACCAAACCCTTAAAATTTCAAAAAGTAAAAAAAAGATTTTACAAGCTTGATGATGGCACGCCTGCAGATTGTGTGTATCTAGCTTTACATGCTTTATATAAAAAGCGTTTGCCTGATCTTGTCATAAGTGGGATCAATAAAGGTGCTAATGTGGGCGAAGATATAACCTACTCAGGAACTTGTGCAGGTGCTATGGAAGCAGTGCTTCATGGAATTCCCGCTATTGCTTTATCGCAATTTTACAAAGATAGTCAAAAAGAGCTTGATTATAAACTTGCTCTAAAACTTACCAAAAAAATAGTCAAAAATATCTTTGAAAAAGGTTTTCCTTTAGACAAAAAAGAATTTTTAAATATCAATTTTCCTTCTAGCAAAACAAGCTTTCAAGGCTTAAAAATTTGCAAAGCAGGTAAAAGAATTTATAGCTATGAAGCACATTCAAATACAAATCCAAGGGGAGTAGAATACTACTGGTTAGCTGCTGCTAATCTTGATCATGAAAATGAAAAAAACTCAGATATAGCACTTTTAAAACAAGGCTATGCCACAATAACCCCTATAATGCTTGATCTAACAGCTTATAAACAAATGAAAAATCTTAAAAAATGGTTAAAAAATGGATAGATATACACGCATAAAATGGCTTGTAAATGAAGAAAATTTTATAAAATTTCAAAATACAAAAGTCTTAGTATGTGGTTTGGGTGGAGTTGGTGGAATTTGTGTTGATACACTTTTTAGAAGTGGTTTTAGTGATTTAACTTTAATCGATGCAGATAGATTTGAAACTACTAATCAAAACCGCCAACTTCATA
Coding sequences:
- the surE gene encoding 5'/3'-nucleotidase SurE, whose protein sequence is MKEILITNDDGYESEGLKKLIKMLRKHFKAKITIVAPASEKSACSHSITLTKPLKFQKVKKRFYKLDDGTPADCVYLALHALYKKRLPDLVISGINKGANVGEDITYSGTCAGAMEAVLHGIPAIALSQFYKDSQKELDYKLALKLTKKIVKNIFEKGFPLDKKEFLNINFPSSKTSFQGLKICKAGKRIYSYEAHSNTNPRGVEYYWLAAANLDHENEKNSDIALLKQGYATITPIMLDLTAYKQMKNLKKWLKNG